The following proteins come from a genomic window of Natronosalvus vescus:
- a CDS encoding cob(I)yrinic acid a,c-diamide adenosyltransferase — translation MPIYTGRGDDGGTDLRDMTRVSKTDPRIEAYGTVDELNALIGTIRPTGHDDIDDQLRAVQNHLHIVQADFANPDPDEDDPMITDDHVDTVENWIDNHDEELEPLRSFILPSGSESGSRLHHARAVCRRAERRAVTLQESEPNAVNEDAVQYLNRLSDGLFTLARVVNQRDGSVEESPTY, via the coding sequence ATGCCGATCTATACCGGACGCGGAGACGACGGCGGAACGGATCTCCGAGACATGACGCGCGTCTCGAAGACGGATCCCCGAATCGAGGCCTACGGAACCGTCGACGAACTCAACGCGCTCATCGGGACGATTCGACCGACGGGCCACGACGATATCGACGACCAGCTCCGAGCGGTACAGAACCACCTCCACATCGTCCAGGCGGATTTCGCCAATCCAGATCCCGATGAGGACGATCCGATGATCACCGACGACCACGTCGACACAGTCGAGAACTGGATCGACAATCACGACGAAGAACTCGAGCCGTTGCGTTCGTTCATCCTCCCCTCTGGGAGCGAGTCGGGTTCCAGGTTGCATCACGCTCGAGCGGTGTGTCGACGAGCGGAACGACGGGCTGTTACCCTCCAGGAGAGCGAGCCAAACGCAGTGAACGAAGATGCCGTGCAGTATCTCAACCGATTATCCGACGGGTTGTTTACGCTCGCTCGAGTGGTCAACCAGCGCGATGGGTCGGTCGAGGAGTCGCCGACGTACTGA
- a CDS encoding DUF6735 family protein, with the protein MGHRALVAYRRPDHLYDLRYSHWGGDDLDVLEYLSAETPLARSRIDSELLADSVSLDGVLADFLDPCGYEALILVSPTFTIRAYRVLWLEWGDGRDQGRGALVEVEPGDCDLTVRTWFRATKTAVADVVEMGVLSRRAAQSYLEARIAEDENGYFYTYGATAADEDTTDAFDGFLGNNLCE; encoded by the coding sequence ATGGGTCATAGAGCGCTCGTCGCCTACCGCCGCCCCGATCACCTCTACGATCTTCGCTACAGTCACTGGGGTGGTGACGACCTCGACGTCCTCGAGTATCTCTCGGCGGAGACGCCGCTGGCCCGTAGTCGGATCGACTCGGAACTCCTGGCCGACTCCGTGTCGCTCGACGGCGTCTTGGCCGACTTCCTCGACCCCTGTGGCTACGAGGCCCTGATCCTCGTGTCGCCCACCTTCACGATCCGAGCCTATCGCGTCCTCTGGCTCGAGTGGGGCGACGGCCGCGATCAGGGGCGCGGCGCACTGGTCGAGGTCGAGCCGGGCGACTGTGATCTGACCGTCCGAACCTGGTTTCGTGCCACCAAAACGGCAGTCGCGGACGTCGTCGAAATGGGCGTCCTCTCGAGACGTGCGGCCCAGTCGTACCTCGAGGCGCGTATCGCCGAGGACGAAAACGGCTACTTCTACACGTACGGGGCGACGGCGGCTGACGAGGATACAACTGATGCGTTCGATGGGTTTCTGGGTAACAATTTGTGTGAGTGA
- a CDS encoding TRAM domain-containing protein encodes MEISDQLLCMFSGRIEERDGSYIIEIPEQELRLGDVDEGIPYRVAVLSTLDESIEKPQPEREPEQKESSLEPPVETGETRVVDIEGIGEQGDGIARVERGYVVIVSDTEKGERVRIEINQVQENVAFADVVEQLDYYE; translated from the coding sequence ATGGAGATTTCTGACCAGCTTCTGTGCATGTTTTCAGGACGCATTGAAGAACGAGATGGATCATATATTATTGAGATTCCGGAACAAGAACTCCGGCTCGGCGATGTAGATGAAGGAATCCCGTACCGAGTTGCGGTGTTGTCTACCCTTGATGAATCAATCGAGAAGCCACAACCAGAACGGGAACCGGAACAGAAAGAGAGCTCGCTGGAGCCGCCCGTGGAAACAGGTGAAACGCGTGTGGTTGATATTGAGGGCATAGGAGAACAAGGAGACGGTATTGCACGTGTTGAGCGCGGCTACGTGGTTATTGTGTCGGATACAGAGAAAGGAGAACGAGTCCGGATAGAAATCAATCAGGTGCAAGAAAACGTTGCGTTTGCTGACGTGGTAGAGCAACTGGATTACTACGAGTAG
- the gcvPB gene encoding aminomethyl-transferring glycine dehydrogenase subunit GcvPB encodes MTEHAPEAAGENGETYFDQARYVTDGQYEPLLSEKNTTRVAIDDDSPLPDDLTRDSLELPSLSEPELARHYTRLSQMVYGIDNGPYPLGSCTMKYNPKFTEDVAALESGAVHPDRSPETIQGTLEILYRLQDYLGRIGGMDAVTLQPPAGAAGEFVGIRVATAYHEHNGEGHRDEVIIPESAHGTNFATAALGGYDVVTIPSDEDGRVDLEALEAALSENTAALMLTNPNTLGLFEGDIQEIAAMVHDAGGLLYYDGANLNALLGRARPGDMGFDVMHYNVHKTFATPHGGGGPGAGPVGVVDELAPFLPKPRVRHSDEGYELFDPDHSIGHVHGFQGNWLVLVKAFAYIARLGDEGLTDAGAKAVLNANYLASQIDYEVPYGPFHHEFVASAGNQDAADVAKRMLDFGVHPPTTKWPEIVPEALMTEPTEVESKETLDRLAEAFGHAQASDDETLETAPNRTAVGRIDQTSAARNPRLSWQALEDE; translated from the coding sequence ATGACCGAGCACGCCCCCGAGGCGGCAGGCGAAAACGGCGAGACCTACTTCGACCAGGCTCGCTACGTTACCGACGGCCAGTACGAACCGCTGCTCTCGGAGAAAAACACCACTCGGGTCGCGATCGACGACGACTCCCCGCTGCCCGACGACCTGACGCGGGACAGCCTCGAGTTGCCGTCGCTTTCGGAGCCAGAACTCGCGCGCCACTACACGCGACTCTCACAGATGGTGTACGGGATCGACAACGGCCCCTACCCCCTGGGTTCCTGTACGATGAAGTACAACCCCAAATTCACCGAGGACGTGGCTGCCCTCGAGTCCGGTGCCGTTCACCCCGACCGCTCGCCGGAGACGATCCAGGGAACCCTCGAAATCCTGTACCGTCTGCAGGATTACCTCGGTCGAATCGGCGGGATGGACGCCGTCACGCTCCAGCCACCCGCGGGTGCGGCCGGCGAGTTCGTCGGCATCCGCGTGGCGACCGCCTACCACGAACACAACGGCGAGGGCCACCGGGACGAAGTTATCATCCCCGAGAGCGCCCACGGGACGAACTTCGCGACGGCGGCCCTCGGCGGGTACGATGTCGTCACCATCCCGAGCGACGAGGACGGCCGGGTCGACCTCGAGGCGCTCGAGGCCGCACTCTCGGAGAACACGGCTGCCCTCATGCTGACGAACCCGAATACCCTGGGGCTGTTCGAGGGCGACATTCAGGAGATTGCCGCGATGGTTCACGACGCCGGCGGATTGCTCTACTACGATGGGGCGAACCTCAACGCCTTGCTCGGACGAGCCCGTCCGGGCGACATGGGCTTCGACGTCATGCACTACAACGTGCACAAGACGTTCGCGACGCCCCACGGTGGCGGCGGCCCCGGTGCCGGTCCGGTGGGTGTCGTCGACGAACTCGCACCGTTCCTCCCGAAACCCCGCGTTCGCCACTCCGATGAGGGATACGAACTATTCGATCCCGATCACTCGATCGGTCACGTCCACGGCTTCCAGGGGAACTGGCTCGTCCTGGTCAAGGCATTCGCCTACATCGCTCGCCTCGGTGACGAGGGGCTCACCGACGCCGGTGCGAAGGCCGTCCTCAACGCGAACTACCTCGCGAGTCAGATCGACTACGAGGTGCCGTACGGCCCGTTCCACCACGAGTTCGTCGCCAGCGCCGGTAACCAGGACGCAGCCGACGTCGCCAAACGGATGCTCGACTTCGGCGTTCACCCGCCGACGACGAAGTGGCCAGAGATCGTGCCGGAGGCGCTGATGACCGAGCCGACGGAAGTCGAGAGCAAAGAGACGCTCGATCGACTCGCCGAAGCGTTCGGTCACGCTCAGGCATCGGACGACGAGACGCTCGAGACCGCGCCGAACCGAACCGCAGTCGGTCGCATCGATCAGACGAGCGCCGCGCGGAATCCGCGGCTGTCCTGGCAGGCGCTCGAGGACGAGTAG
- a CDS encoding tyrosine-type recombinase/integrase has protein sequence MAVTQPRKVSELFIREREGERAKATIYKDRDVLNQFTTWCENNQIDSIRDLDGTVLLEYKLFLQDDPNKADSTIRNHFSTLRTYFRFCRRIDATREDQHLYEKLKTPDFAKGELSRDDMMETERVKELLEYLRKFEYASSRHTMFIVFWHTGCRRGALRGLDLHDYERVKQREHGKHGVLKFRHRPDTDTPLKNKASGQREVIVWPSIGEIIEDYIDTKRIKIEDENGRKPLITSSMGRYAISSIQRQIYGVTRPCYYSNSCPHGREIENCEAYNYNKSNKCPSSLSPHPMRRTAITYHLEEKDWTYEAASGRFDVSQKILDEHYDESTDEGRMKTRASMHFDGDQGVI, from the coding sequence ATGGCTGTCACACAACCACGAAAAGTATCCGAGCTATTCATCCGAGAACGCGAAGGAGAACGGGCAAAGGCAACAATCTACAAAGACAGAGACGTACTCAACCAGTTCACCACCTGGTGCGAAAACAACCAGATAGATTCAATCCGGGATCTCGATGGAACCGTTCTGCTCGAGTACAAACTGTTCCTGCAAGACGATCCGAACAAAGCTGACTCCACCATCCGGAATCACTTCAGCACGCTCAGAACATACTTCAGATTCTGCCGACGGATTGACGCAACTCGGGAGGATCAACACCTCTATGAGAAGCTGAAAACCCCTGACTTTGCTAAAGGAGAGCTGTCTCGGGACGATATGATGGAAACAGAACGAGTCAAAGAGCTACTGGAATACTTGCGGAAGTTCGAATATGCCAGCAGTCGTCATACTATGTTCATCGTGTTCTGGCATACAGGGTGTCGGCGTGGTGCTCTCCGAGGACTGGATCTACATGACTACGAGAGAGTCAAGCAACGAGAACACGGCAAACACGGGGTTCTCAAATTCAGGCACCGTCCTGATACGGATACGCCGTTAAAGAACAAAGCCTCTGGACAGCGGGAAGTGATTGTTTGGCCCAGCATCGGGGAAATCATTGAAGACTACATCGATACCAAACGTATCAAAATAGAAGATGAAAATGGCAGGAAGCCGCTGATAACCAGTAGTATGGGGCGGTATGCGATTTCATCAATTCAAAGGCAGATCTACGGGGTTACTCGACCCTGCTACTACTCAAACAGTTGTCCGCACGGACGAGAAATAGAGAACTGTGAGGCGTATAATTACAACAAATCAAACAAGTGCCCGTCGTCGTTGTCTCCACACCCAATGCGTCGGACGGCAATCACGTACCATTTGGAAGAAAAAGACTGGACATACGAAGCGGCATCAGGCCGATTCGACGTGTCGCAGAAAATCTTGGACGAACACTACGACGAGTCTACCGATGAAGGGAGAATGAAAACTCGAGCATCAATGCACTTCGACGGTGATCAGGGGGTAATCTGA
- a CDS encoding DUF5805 domain-containing protein: protein MPEPKLNVGVPEHQLAIYDDEAEEMGFSSRAEYIRSMINAGRREFGLNPQGETPEDASLRGSLDERILAILEEAEGLAQDEVVDAVTADVEDQVTEVLNDLNDEGRIDYDVRRSGFVVAEGQ from the coding sequence ATGCCGGAACCAAAGCTGAACGTCGGCGTCCCCGAACATCAGCTCGCGATCTACGACGACGAAGCCGAGGAAATGGGCTTCTCCTCCAGGGCCGAATACATCCGCTCGATGATCAATGCTGGACGGCGGGAATTCGGCCTCAACCCCCAGGGTGAGACCCCGGAAGACGCCTCTCTACGAGGGTCGCTCGACGAACGCATTCTCGCAATTCTCGAGGAGGCCGAGGGGTTGGCCCAAGACGAGGTCGTCGACGCAGTCACCGCTGACGTTGAAGATCAGGTCACCGAGGTACTCAACGACCTGAACGACGAGGGGCGCATCGACTACGACGTCCGTCGGAGTGGCTTCGTCGTTGCGGAGGGGCAGTAA
- a CDS encoding tyrosine-type recombinase/integrase, with protein sequence MDATEPIGDLDANAEDPIATFLEEISLYGRSQKTIADYETTLRQFERFLRGDGGPTDLDDVARRDCLSWIQHLRDEGYAPGSIRTKAVHLNRFYSHMAQVGAFDANPMVVVMEQLSERGDASPTRRDVSIEQMGAFVAEIDHPLRQAIVTMLSKTGIRAGELCNLDLRDVNLEHEAIIDYRDTPPRAAVRDHPDSFFVASDIAVGSVVNGEQRAEGNKRHRDTRIPIDEELQEALVRWLAIRPDPASDADPLFVSTSRKCGQRLTVDMVHSHVREAAEQRGWYAEGAGPEENVTPHYFRHFFTTRLRGRVDDAYLVQYIRGDVGDVMDRYTHDWEELVEKPYRSHIFRFSE encoded by the coding sequence ATGGACGCTACCGAACCCATCGGTGATCTCGACGCCAATGCCGAAGACCCGATCGCGACGTTCCTCGAGGAAATCAGCCTCTACGGCCGGTCACAGAAGACGATTGCGGACTACGAGACGACGCTGAGACAATTCGAGCGGTTCCTCCGGGGTGACGGCGGGCCAACCGACCTCGACGACGTCGCGCGACGTGACTGCCTCTCGTGGATTCAGCACCTCCGTGACGAGGGGTATGCCCCTGGTTCGATCCGGACGAAAGCCGTCCACCTCAACCGATTCTACAGTCATATGGCCCAGGTCGGCGCGTTCGACGCGAATCCGATGGTCGTCGTGATGGAACAGTTGAGCGAGCGTGGGGACGCCTCACCGACGCGACGAGACGTCTCCATCGAGCAGATGGGGGCGTTCGTCGCGGAGATCGACCACCCGCTCCGGCAGGCAATCGTGACGATGCTGTCGAAGACCGGGATCCGGGCTGGTGAGCTGTGTAATCTCGATCTGCGGGACGTGAACCTCGAGCACGAGGCGATCATCGACTATCGCGACACGCCGCCACGGGCTGCCGTTCGCGATCACCCCGATTCGTTCTTCGTGGCCAGCGACATCGCCGTCGGGAGCGTCGTCAACGGCGAACAGCGAGCGGAAGGGAATAAACGCCATCGCGATACACGGATTCCGATCGACGAAGAACTACAGGAAGCGCTCGTCCGATGGTTGGCGATTCGCCCGGATCCCGCCTCTGACGCCGACCCGTTGTTCGTGAGTACGAGTCGGAAGTGTGGACAGCGATTGACCGTCGATATGGTGCATTCACACGTTCGAGAAGCCGCTGAGCAGCGTGGATGGTACGCAGAGGGTGCTGGCCCAGAGGAGAACGTGACACCCCACTACTTCCGGCACTTTTTCACCACGCGGCTAAGGGGGCGCGTCGATGACGCGTATCTCGTGCAGTACATCCGCGGCGACGTCGGTGACGTGATGGATCGATACACGCACGATTGGGAGGAACTCGTCGAAAAACCGTACCGTAGTCACATTTTTCGATTCAGTGAGTGA
- a CDS encoding RNA-guided endonuclease InsQ/TnpB family protein encodes MADDYVHRTAITRLSIDGEQRDLLEETITEWKRGCQLATDLAWGCCNAKSDVQPLAYDAVREETDLGSQHAILATHQAAQAITGCIERRSKRKKVSKPTFTAPTVKYDTRTMTVFDDDTVSLSTTGSRVRCSLDLPDVDNGYQRQYLDSDEWSVTESTLTARDGEFFLHIGFRRYKNDTERNTAEDGTILGVDLGIENLAVTSTAYFFSGRKLTHRLREFEKVRAGLQQTGTRSAHRTLVQSSGRELRYVRDVLHRASNALIDEALRYDCDVIAFEDLTHIRDRTGASWGHKWAFRTLYEYVEYKAEAVGISVKQVGSAYTSKRCSECGFTASENRSSRNEFRCVKCGSEANADYNAAKNIGMRYVRRGQQSSRRMGDSQLALKSGTVTPKRGFTAYPDGFEAEFTDKPHPPRARPSGRAK; translated from the coding sequence GTGGCAGACGACTACGTACATCGGACGGCAATCACCCGCCTCTCGATAGACGGCGAGCAACGCGACTTGCTCGAAGAGACCATCACCGAGTGGAAACGGGGCTGCCAACTCGCCACAGACCTCGCGTGGGGATGTTGCAACGCCAAGAGCGACGTGCAACCCCTCGCCTACGACGCTGTGCGCGAAGAGACTGACCTCGGTAGTCAGCACGCGATTCTCGCCACCCACCAAGCCGCACAAGCCATCACCGGCTGTATCGAACGCCGGTCAAAGCGCAAGAAAGTCAGCAAACCGACGTTCACTGCGCCGACCGTAAAATACGATACACGGACGATGACGGTGTTCGATGACGACACTGTCTCCCTCTCCACGACGGGGAGCCGGGTTCGATGTTCGCTTGACCTTCCCGACGTCGACAATGGCTATCAGCGACAGTACCTCGACTCGGACGAATGGAGCGTCACGGAAAGCACGCTCACCGCCCGAGACGGTGAGTTCTTCCTGCATATCGGCTTCCGCCGGTACAAGAACGACACCGAACGAAATACCGCCGAGGACGGGACGATCCTCGGGGTTGACCTCGGTATCGAAAACCTCGCTGTCACCAGCACCGCCTACTTCTTCAGCGGGCGGAAGCTAACCCACCGGCTCCGCGAGTTCGAGAAGGTACGCGCCGGATTACAACAGACCGGAACGCGAAGTGCTCACCGAACACTCGTACAGTCGAGTGGCCGGGAACTTCGTTACGTCCGCGACGTGCTTCATCGGGCGTCAAACGCGCTGATAGACGAAGCACTCCGCTACGACTGTGACGTAATCGCGTTCGAGGATCTAACCCACATCCGCGACCGCACGGGCGCGTCGTGGGGGCACAAGTGGGCGTTCCGAACCCTCTATGAGTACGTCGAGTACAAAGCCGAAGCCGTCGGTATCTCGGTGAAGCAAGTCGGGTCGGCGTACACGTCGAAGCGGTGTTCTGAGTGCGGATTTACCGCAAGCGAGAATCGCTCGTCGCGTAACGAGTTCCGATGCGTGAAGTGTGGGTCGGAAGCGAACGCCGATTACAATGCGGCGAAGAACATCGGTATGCGGTATGTCCGTCGAGGCCAACAGTCGTCTCGGCGGATGGGCGACAGTCAACTCGCCCTGAAGTCTGGAACGGTGACGCCGAAGCGCGGATTTACCGCCTACCCCGATGGGTTCGAGGCCGAGTTCACGGACAAGCCCCACCCTCCACGAGCGAGGCCGTCAGGCCGAGCGAAGTAG
- the gcvPA gene encoding aminomethyl-transferring glycine dehydrogenase subunit GcvPA: MNGTRTTGSPYAPHTDDDTAAMLEAIGVDSIDDLFDIPPEVWFDDEFGIEPHSEREARALVGDTLEQNDDLIELLGRGHYGYYVPSVVDHLADRSEFLTSYTQYQPEISQGFLQALFEYQSLLVELTGLEIANCSMYDAATALGEAATLADRVRATSGHRVLVPDILLEGRRSTLENYVAGTDLEVETYPTTDGNVDVDSLETALDEDVVMCYVENPTVRGTIEENLADIGSSVNEVDALYVIGSDPIALSLLQRPADVGADVVIGDASVLGLPTSYGMGLGLFATRERYLRQVPGRLVGVSEDQSDRRVFTLTLQTREQHIRRERATSNICTNQAWVALRTAMHAAYLGPSGLADLATRGVRKAEAVAEQLDDIDGVEAPVHDRRHFREFVARVDRPAKAVAGDLEEHGYAVHVVGDHEIQCCIAGVSDEDIDGFVAAVTEVAR; the protein is encoded by the coding sequence ATGAACGGAACACGTACCACGGGGAGTCCGTACGCTCCCCACACGGACGACGACACGGCGGCGATGCTCGAGGCGATCGGTGTCGACTCCATCGACGACCTCTTCGACATCCCGCCCGAGGTATGGTTTGACGACGAGTTCGGGATCGAACCGCACAGCGAGCGCGAGGCGCGAGCACTGGTTGGGGATACGCTCGAGCAAAACGACGATCTGATCGAACTGCTGGGACGGGGCCACTACGGCTACTACGTCCCCTCGGTGGTCGACCACCTCGCGGATCGCTCGGAGTTTCTCACCTCCTACACTCAGTACCAGCCCGAAATCTCCCAGGGGTTCTTGCAGGCGCTGTTCGAATACCAGTCCCTCCTCGTCGAGTTGACCGGGCTCGAGATCGCCAACTGCTCGATGTACGACGCGGCGACCGCCCTCGGCGAGGCAGCGACGCTCGCCGACCGCGTTCGCGCCACGTCCGGCCACCGCGTCCTGGTTCCCGACATTTTGCTCGAGGGTCGCCGGAGCACCCTCGAGAACTACGTCGCCGGAACCGACCTCGAGGTCGAGACGTACCCGACGACCGATGGGAACGTCGACGTCGATTCCCTCGAGACGGCACTCGACGAGGACGTGGTCATGTGCTACGTCGAGAACCCGACCGTCCGGGGAACTATCGAGGAGAACCTGGCCGATATCGGCTCGAGCGTGAACGAGGTCGATGCCCTGTACGTCATCGGTTCGGATCCGATCGCGCTGTCATTGCTCCAGCGGCCGGCCGACGTCGGTGCCGACGTCGTGATCGGGGATGCCAGCGTCCTAGGTCTCCCGACCAGTTACGGCATGGGGCTCGGTCTCTTCGCAACCCGTGAGCGCTATCTCCGACAGGTACCGGGTCGACTCGTCGGCGTCAGCGAGGATCAGTCCGATCGTCGCGTGTTCACGCTGACTCTCCAGACGCGCGAACAACACATCCGACGTGAACGCGCCACGAGCAACATCTGTACCAACCAGGCGTGGGTTGCCCTCCGAACGGCGATGCACGCAGCGTACCTCGGGCCATCGGGGCTCGCCGACCTCGCCACTCGCGGGGTACGTAAAGCGGAGGCGGTGGCCGAACAACTCGATGACATCGACGGCGTCGAGGCCCCGGTTCACGACCGTCGACACTTCCGGGAGTTCGTCGCCCGGGTCGATCGCCCCGCCAAAGCGGTCGCGGGCGATCTCGAGGAGCACGGGTACGCGGTTCACGTCGTCGGCGACCACGAGATTCAGTGCTGTATTGCTGGCGTGAGCGACGAGGATATCGATGGGTTCGTCGCGGCGGTGACGGAGGTGGCTCGATGA